A genomic stretch from Candidatus Omnitrophota bacterium includes:
- a CDS encoding glycosyltransferase has protein sequence MVSAIIVTHNAREHTKRLLDSLRGLDFPKRELEIILVDNVSTDGTVEFVGSDYPEVIIQKNSVNNYCRANNIGIRSARGEFVVLINSDVVLDRDWLKRLVEAMQADGSIAGACGKMLTDDGRIQNAGLSRLPNFYWDERGSGEPGDSHNREKEIDAIAGSAVLYRKAHLEKIGLFDEDFIMYGEDVDAALRLRQEGFKLVYIPEAVAYHKVHGSGSEELARYYIERNRLLYIAKHFPYKLSSALFGSGYFTAAKDTKSLSRLFSVLPDITAKLAKHHKPDDLRDILPEILEEIQSIAYREHKALQERLNFETKEYLDLREQYEKADFELKQKREDASRAAVEFGINRVEADRLKAEIDRLEKNIAGLSGQLKTGTEELAKYEKLLGDKEGQLNLLITEKEAEKIRLQEETGRVREQLNSRIEELTLQNKSLSEEGQEAARLKEEIRVVKEALSVREEEISVIKRQLVEMTDRFNSNCRELAQAYETVAQRDRHLHTKQDEIDILKQQLEGFSGQLKTYEGQLQLKEKEIGQVTADRHSLQGQFDTLMSRINDLTGQVNSRDEEISRKDAQLAQRGARIAEQDAQLSGLRQELDGLSNQMQAGLQEISAKKEEINRLMAERESANAEISHKDSEIGRIKEELSTLSALFRSRVDELLLKDGELIRNKEHMNILRLETEGTSQHLREVLKKIDDKDKDIFELKQKIEGLNKDFQAKVEELNVLNYRLNDNEGRLAAAKEELASLTDKFNSTCKELTKAYEDLHQKESDLQKSDEENSRLAVEKESISLELEGIRSRVAELNEQLQSRVEELSQKDSQLAERDAQLSEKDSEIGRIKEELSTLSSHFRSRVDELLLKDGELIETKAQLDKFQEEVNRLDSQLKERIGEFNTASEKIKEQEGYIEELRRQSEDLSGQLRERMDELRRAYEDRDGKLAER, from the coding sequence TTGGTTAGCGCCATTATTGTAACCCATAACGCCAGGGAACATACAAAGCGCCTGCTGGATTCTTTGCGCGGCCTGGATTTCCCCAAAAGAGAACTGGAAATAATCCTGGTTGATAATGTCTCAACCGACGGCACTGTTGAGTTTGTCGGCAGTGATTACCCGGAAGTGATTATTCAGAAGAACAGCGTGAATAATTATTGCCGCGCAAACAATATCGGCATAAGGTCGGCCAGGGGCGAATTCGTAGTGTTGATAAACAGCGATGTTGTCCTGGACAGGGACTGGCTTAAGCGCCTGGTTGAGGCAATGCAGGCAGACGGGTCAATTGCCGGGGCCTGCGGCAAGATGCTTACAGACGACGGCAGGATCCAGAACGCGGGACTATCGCGCCTGCCTAATTTTTACTGGGATGAAAGGGGCTCCGGAGAACCCGGAGACAGCCATAACAGGGAAAAAGAGATAGATGCTATTGCCGGAAGCGCGGTCTTATACAGGAAGGCGCACCTGGAAAAGATAGGGCTGTTTGACGAAGATTTCATAATGTACGGGGAAGATGTGGACGCGGCCTTGCGCTTGAGGCAGGAGGGTTTCAAACTGGTATATATTCCCGAGGCAGTAGCGTATCACAAAGTCCACGGCAGCGGCAGCGAAGAATTGGCGCGGTATTACATAGAGCGTAACCGCCTCCTTTACATAGCCAAACATTTTCCCTACAAATTAAGCAGCGCCTTATTCGGCAGCGGATATTTTACCGCCGCAAAGGACACGAAGTCCTTGAGCCGGCTTTTCTCCGTGCTCCCGGATATTACCGCGAAGCTGGCCAAACATCACAAGCCGGATGATCTAAGGGATATTCTGCCTGAGATACTGGAAGAGATCCAGAGCATCGCTTACAGGGAGCACAAGGCGCTGCAGGAGCGGCTGAATTTTGAGACAAAGGAATATCTGGATTTGAGAGAGCAATACGAGAAGGCGGACTTTGAGTTGAAGCAGAAAAGAGAGGATGCCAGCCGCGCTGCCGTTGAATTCGGCATAAACCGCGTTGAGGCAGACAGGTTAAAAGCCGAAATAGACAGGCTGGAAAAAAACATAGCCGGATTATCCGGGCAATTGAAGACGGGTACAGAAGAACTTGCCAAATATGAAAAGCTGCTTGGTGATAAAGAAGGACAGTTGAACCTGCTGATAACTGAAAAAGAGGCGGAAAAAATACGGCTGCAGGAGGAAACAGGCAGGGTCAGGGAGCAGCTGAATTCCCGGATTGAAGAGCTCACCTTGCAGAATAAGAGCTTGTCTGAAGAAGGGCAAGAGGCAGCCAGGTTAAAAGAAGAGATCAGGGTTGTTAAGGAGGCGCTTTCTGTAAGGGAAGAGGAGATCAGCGTCATTAAGCGCCAGCTTGTAGAGATGACCGATAGATTTAATTCTAATTGCAGGGAGCTTGCCCAGGCGTACGAAACCGTGGCCCAAAGGGACAGGCATCTGCACACAAAGCAGGATGAGATAGATATCCTGAAGCAGCAATTAGAAGGATTTTCCGGGCAGCTCAAGACATATGAAGGTCAGCTTCAACTCAAGGAAAAGGAGATCGGGCAGGTAACCGCGGACAGGCATTCGCTCCAGGGCCAATTTGATACTCTGATGTCCCGGATAAATGACCTTACCGGCCAGGTCAACTCTCGCGATGAAGAGATTTCCCGTAAGGACGCTCAGCTTGCCCAGAGGGGCGCCCGGATCGCCGAGCAGGATGCGCAATTAAGCGGCCTCAGGCAGGAATTGGATGGGCTTTCCAACCAGATGCAGGCCGGCCTGCAGGAGATATCCGCTAAGAAAGAAGAGATCAACCGCTTAATGGCGGAAAGGGAGTCCGCTAACGCTGAGATCAGCCATAAGGATTCAGAGATAGGCCGCATAAAGGAGGAGCTCTCTACCTTATCCGCTCTTTTCCGCTCCCGCGTTGATGAGCTGCTGCTTAAAGACGGCGAGCTCATTCGCAACAAGGAACATATGAACATCCTCAGATTAGAGACGGAAGGCACAAGCCAGCATCTGAGGGAGGTGTTAAAGAAGATCGATGATAAAGACAAGGATATATTTGAGTTAAAGCAGAAAATTGAGGGCTTGAACAAAGATTTTCAGGCCAAAGTAGAGGAATTGAATGTCCTTAATTATAGATTGAATGATAATGAAGGCCGGCTTGCCGCCGCGAAAGAAGAGCTGGCCTCTCTCACGGATAAGTTCAACTCAACCTGTAAGGAGCTTACCAAGGCATATGAAGACCTGCATCAGAAGGAAAGCGACCTGCAGAAAAGCGATGAAGAAAACAGCCGCCTGGCCGTTGAAAAGGAATCAATAAGCTTAGAGCTTGAGGGTATCAGATCGCGGGTGGCTGAGCTTAACGAACAGCTTCAATCCCGCGTGGAAGAGCTCTCCCAGAAGGACTCGCAGCTTGCCGAGCGAGACGCGCAGCTCTCCGAGAAGGACTCAGAGATAGGCCGCATAAAGGAGGAGCTCTCTACTCTCTCATCCCACTTCCGCTCCCGCGTTGATGAGCTGCTGCTTAAAGACGGCGAGCTCATTGAAACAAAGGCGCAGCTTGATAAATTCCAGGAAGAGGTCAACCGCCTGGACTCCCAGCTTAAGGAGCGGATAGGTGAATTCAATACAGCCAGCGAGAAGATCAAAGAGCAGGAAGGATATATAGAAGAACTCAGAAGACAGTCAGAGGATCTCTCCGGACAGCTCAGGGAGCGCATGGATGAGCTCAGGCGCGCCTACGAGGACAGGGACGGAAAGCTCGCAGAGCG